In the genome of Capra hircus breed San Clemente chromosome 5, ASM170441v1, whole genome shotgun sequence, one region contains:
- the LOC102183766 gene encoding keratin, type II cuticular Hb1, protein MTCGSGFRGRAFSCVSACGPRPSRCCITAAPYRGISCYRGLTGGFGSRSVCGGFRAGSCGRSFGYRSGGVGGLSPPCITTVSVNESLLTPLNLEIDPNAQCVKQEEKEQIKCLNNRFAAFIDKVRFLEQQNKLLETKLQFYQNRQCCESNLEPLFSGYIETLRREAECVEADSGRLSSELNSLQEVLEGYKKRYEEEVALRATAENEFVALKKDVDCAYLRKSDLEANAEALIQETDFLRRLYEEEIRVLQAHISDTSVIVKMDNSRDLNMDNIVAEIKAQYDDIASRSRAEAESWYRSKCEEIKATVIRHGETLRRTKEEINELNRVIQRLTAEVENAKCQNSKLEAAVTQAEQQGEAALADAKRKLAGLEEALQKAKQDMACLLKEYQEVMNSKLGLDIEIATYRRLLEGEEQRLCEGVGSVNVCVSSSRGGVVCGDLCVSGSRPVTGSVCSAPCSGNLAVSTGLCAPCGPSNSVTSCGLGAGGVGSCGISSYGVGSCASVCRKC, encoded by the exons ATGACCTGCGGATCAGGATTCCGTGGCCGCGCCTTCAGCTGCGTCTCCGCCTGCGGACCCCGGCCCAGCCGCTGCTGCATCACGGCCGCCCCCTATCGCGGCATCTCCTGTTACCGCGGCCTAACCGGGGGCTTCGGCAGCCGCAGCGTCTGCGGGGGCTTCCGTGCCGGGTCCTGCGGCCGCAGCTTCGGGTACCGCTCCGGCGGCGTGGGTGGCCTCAGCCCTCCCTGCATCACCACCGTGTCAGTCAATGAGAGCCTCCTCACGCCCCTCAACCTGGAGATCGACCCCAATGCGCAGTGCgtgaagcaagaggagaaggagcagATCAAGTGTCTCAACAACAGGTTCGCTGCCTTCATCGACAAG GTGCGCTTCCTGGAGCAGCAGAACAAGCTGCTGGAGACCAAGCTGCAGTTCTACCAGAACCGCCAGTGCTGCGAGAGCAACCTCGAGCCCCTGTTCAGTGGCTACATCGAGACGCTGAGGCGGGAGGCTGAGTGTGTAGAGGCTGACAGCGGGAGGCTGTCCTCAGAGCTCAACAGCCTGCAGGAGGTGCTGGAGGGCTACAAGAAGAG GTATGAGGAGGAAGTTGCTCTGAGAGCAACAGCCGAGAATGAGTTTGTGGCTCTGAAGAAG GATGTGGACTGTGCCTACCTCCGCAAATCAGACCTTGAGGCCAATGCGGAGGCCCTGATTCAGGAGACTGACTTCCTTCGGCGACTGTATGAGGAG GAGATCCGAGTTCTCCAAGCCCACATCTCAGACACCTCGGTCATCGTCAAGATGGACAACAGCCGGGACCTGAACATGGACAACATTGTTGCTGAGATCAAGGCTCAGTATGATGACATTGCCAGCCGCAGCCGGGCCGAGGCTGAGAGCTGGTACCGCAGCAAG TGTGAGGAGATCAAGGCCACAGTGATCCGGCATGGGGAGACCCTGCGTCGCACCAAGGAGGAGATCAATGAGCTGAACCGCGTGATCCAGAGGCTGACGGCTGAGGTCGAGAATGCCAAGTGCCAG AACTCCAAGCTGGAGGCCGCAGTGACCCAGGCGGAGCAGCAGGGCGAGGCGGCCCTCGCTGATGCCAAGCGCAAGCTGGCCgggctggaggaggccctgcagaAGGCCAAGCAGGACATGGCCTGCCTGCTCAAGGAGTACCAGGAGGTGATGAACTCCAAGCTGGGCCTGGACATCGAGATCGCCACCTACAGGCGCCTGCTGGAGGGCGAGGAGCAGAG ACTGTGTGAAGGCGTTGGGTCCGTGAATGTCT GTGTCAGCAGCTCCCGCGGCGGGGTCGTCTGCGGGGACCTCTGTGTGTCGGGCTCCCGGCCGGTGACGGGCAGCGTCTGCAGCGCCCCCTGCAGCGGGAACCTGGCGGTGAGCACCGGCCTGTGCGCGCCCTGCGGCCCCAGCAATTCCGTCACGTCTTGCGGCCTGGGCGCGGGCGGCGTGGGCTCCTGCGGCATCAGCTCCTACGGCGTGGGTTCCTGCGCCAGCGTCTGCCGCAAATGTTAG